A genomic region of Trifolium pratense cultivar HEN17-A07 linkage group LG3, ARS_RC_1.1, whole genome shotgun sequence contains the following coding sequences:
- the LOC123915689 gene encoding small RNA 2'-O-methyltransferase-like — METKEQRVVAPKKPTLTPKAIIHQKFGKNAYYVVEEVKQVCQTGCPGLSIPQTGPCLYRCTLQLPELTVVSETFKKKKDAEQSAAEMAIEKLGIIPETTDLTPQEAQESLVARIAYLFSEKFLISDHPLSGHIRATLRRKGDHCGSIPISVISVCDPKIFSLCKCINPEVESNPFLVLPYVVRATTMLHEFLAISEQHSWIRKLNPYPQDIIESLMEEGGSQECIRVEAIRIPSSMEKHVEAVTLCMSLREYYLDIIANELGLEDDANVLISRNIGKASSETRLFFAAPQSYLLDQSFISGNGKETVHFEGSLNVRARYLSGQDIVGDAILACIGYTRKSRDLFYEDVTVRLYFRMLLGKTPGGIYKLSREALLTAELPSRFTTRVNWRGSLPRDILCMFCRQHRLSEPLFSIISHPLKIPTESSESCFKAADSGNDMIECANGASVNGSPNLSDSEMFKCEMKLLSKCGDVILLCSPKDCYKKQNDAIQNASLKLLSWLNKYFNSVTTPFDQLYETAGNFSIHISSKNLFREILAGQSIQNCQIYAMQCNKSLEPMCENSSLDMLVNGVYNLKIEGPDSGICPANGSLPCISYSVSLVVENENMKEVIEVCNEFEFEIGVGAVISYVEEVVMQMSVGQDAYFNTNLLTSDLIFASAGDSAKILSLLSSKACCVEYEISLTKVAEPPEERMEQALFSPPLSKQRVEFAVQHILESRATNLLDFGCGSGSLLESLLNYSTSLEKIAGVDISQKGLTRAAKVLNLKLDAGVTSKHTKSLILYEGSITNFDSRLHGFDIGTCLEVIEHMEEDQARLFGDVALSVFCPKILIVSTPNFEYNVVLQKSSPPTQDQEESDDQNLLQSCKFRNNDHKFEWTREQFIQWASELAARHNYSVEFSGVGGSADVEPGFASQIAVFKREWSHEDNVKKDTDIDNHYNVIWEWNSNK; from the exons ATGGAAACGAAAGAACAACGTGTGGTTGCACCTAAAAAGCCAACCCTTACACCTAAGGCTATAATACATCAAAAGTTTGGCAAAAATGCTTACTACGTGGTTGAGGAAGTGAAACAGGTCTGTCAAACTGGATGTCCAGGGTTAAGCATTCCTCAGACTGGACCCTGTCTTTACCGCTGCACATTGCAGCTTCCAGAACTTACAGTTGTGTCGGAGACCTTTAAGAAAAAGAAGGATGCAGAGCAATCTGCAGCAGAGATGGCTATAGAGAAG CTTGGTATCATTCCAGAGACCACCGATCTTACTCCTCAGGAAGCACAGGAAAGTTTAGTTGCTCGAATCGCCTATCTGTTTTCAGAAAAG TTTCTTATATCTGACCATCCACTCAGCGGTCACATTCGAGCTACTTTGAGGAGGAAAGGCGATCATTGTGGATCAATTCCTATTTCTGTCATTTCTGTCTGTGATCCAAAGATTTTTAGTTTGTGTAAGTGTATTAATCCTGAGGTGGAGTCAAATCCATTTTTGGTCCTTCCATATGTAGTAAGGGCCACTACAATGTTACATGAGTTTCTTGCTATCTCTGAACAACATAGCTGGATTAGAAAGCTGAATCCATATCCACAAGATATTATTGAGTCATTAATGGAAGAAGGTGGTTCACAAGAATGCATTCGGGTTGAGGCTATACGCATTCCTAGTTCAATGGAAAAACATGTTGAAGCTGTGACTCTCTGTATGTCTTTAAGAGAGTACTACCTTGATATCATTGCAAATGAACTTGGTTTAGAAGATGATGCCAATGTTCTGATTTCAAG GAATATAGGTAAGGCTTCTTCCGAGACGAGACTGTTCTTTGCTGCTCCACAGTCATATCTACTGGATCAGTCTTTTATATCGGGAAATGGAAAAGAAACCGTTCATTTTGAGGGATCTCTAAATGTAAGGGCAAGATACTTGTCTGGGCAAGATATAGTTGGTGATGCAATATTAGCATGCATCGGATACACACGGAAATCTAGAGATCTTTTCTATGAGGATGTAACGGTTCGGTTATATTTCAG GATGCTTCTAGGGAAAACTCCAGGGGGAATTTACAAATTATCCAGAGAGGCACTACTCACAGCTGAGTTGCCTTCAAGATTTACGACAAGAGTTAACTGGAGGGGTTCCCTTCCCAGGGATATACTTTGTATGTTTTGTCGCCAGCATCGCCTGTCTGAACCTCTCTTTTCCATTATAAGTCATCCTCTCAAAATACCAACTGAATCATCAGAATCATGTTTTAAGGCTGCAGACTCGGGAAATGATATGATTGAATGTGCCAATGGGGCCTCTGTAAATGGAAGTCCAAATCTATCAGATTCAGAGATGTTTAAATGTGAAATGAAGTTGCTTTCTAAGTGCGGGGATGTAATACTTTTGTGTTCCCCCAAGGATTGCTATAAGAAGCAGAATGATGCTATTCAGAATGCCTCATTGAAACTTCTATCATGGCTGAACAAGTATTTTAATAGTGTAACTACTCCTTTTGACCAGCTTTATGAGACTGCAGGCAACTTCAGTATCCACATTTCTTCCAAAAATCTTTTCAGAGAGATTTTAGCTGGTCAATCCATTCAGAATTGCCAGATTTATGCAATGCAGTGTAATAAATCACTTGAGCCAATGTGTGAAAATTCATCACTAGACATGTTAGTAAATGGGGTTTACAACTTAAAGATTGAAGGTCCAGACTCTGGTATCTGTCCAGCCAATGGATCTTTACCTTGTATTAGTTATTCAGTATCTTTGGTTGTGGAGaatgaaaatatgaaagaaGTTATTGAAGTTTGTaatgagtttgagtttgagatCGGGGTTGGTGCTGTGATTTCCTACGTTGAGGAGGTTGTGATGCAGATGTCTGTTGGCCAGGACGCTTATTTCAACACGAACTTGCTCACTTCTGATTTGATTTTTGCTTCCGCTGGTGATTCAGCCAAAATTTTGTCCTTGTTATCTTCTA AGGCCTGCTGTGTGGAGTATGAAATAAGTTTGACCAAAGTTGCAGAACCTCCAGAGGAAAGAATGGAGCAGGCTCTTTTTAGCCCTCCACTTTCAAAGCAACGAGTGGAATTTGCGGTGCAACACATTTTAGAATCCCGTGCTACTAATTTG CTTGATTTTGGATGTGGATCTGGAAGCTTGTTGGAATCATTGCTAAATTACTCAACTTCTCTGGAGAAAATTGCTGGTGTTGATATTTCTCAGAAGGGTCTTACACGTGCTGCAAAg GTgctaaatttaaaattagatgCCGGTGTGACAAGTAAACACACAAAGTCACTTATTCTTTATGAAGGTTCAATTACAAATTTTGATTCCAGGTTGCATGGGTTTGATATTGGTACTTGTTTAGAG GTGATTGAACATATGGAAGAAGATCAAGCTCGTCTCTTTGGGGATGTGGCATTAAGTGTTTTTTGCCCGAAGATTCTCATTGTTTCTACACCAAATTTTGAATACAATGTAGTGCTACAGAAGTCAAGTCCTCCTACCCAAGACCAAGAAGAATCAGATGATCAAAACCTCTTACAGTCATGCAAGTTTCGCAATAATGACCACAAATTTGAGTGGACCAGAGAACAGTTCATACAGTGGGCATCTGAGTTGGCTGCACGACACAATTACAGTGTGGAGTTCAGTGGGGTTGGTGGTTCTGCTGATGTCGAACCAGGTTTTGCTTCACAGATTGCTGTGTTTAAAAGGGAATGGAGTCATGAAGATAATGTCAAGAAGGATACTGATATAGACAACCATTATAATGTAATATGGGAGTGGAATAGCAACAaataa
- the LOC123915690 gene encoding probable protein phosphatase 2C 39, with the protein MKAHSNLHKRKSTLIAADGNHAVFKKTTRKGSFVDTLEQKQAEDILTREKKYNEDEDNNDADDNNTEEKAGDDDQQEEGEYLLGDDGPTTVTEDGIHKGLFMKDTDEENKTSTRHFSHGCHLMEGEMIHGMEDYVFAKHMKLNGYDLGLYAIFDGHAGRDVAKYLQSHLFENILSEPDFWENPVQAVKKACKATDDEILENIADSRGGSTAVAAILINGVKLLVINVGDSRAISCKNGLAKQLTVDHEPEKEKDLVESRGGFVIKRPGDVPRVDDQLAMTRAFGDGKLKEHITAEPDVMIKKMDEDTEFIILASDGLWKVMTNQEACDCIKDVDDAQKAAKKLVTEAKYKGSYDDISCIVVMF; encoded by the exons ATGAAG GCTCATTCTAACTTGCATAAAAGAAAGTCTACCTTGATTGCTGCTGATGGGAATCATGCTGTGTTTAAG AAGACAACAAGGAAGGGAAGCTTTGTAGACACTCTTGAACAAAAG CAGGCAGAAGATATCCTCactagagaaaaaaaatacaatgaggATGAGGATAACAACGACGCCGATGACAACAACACTGAAGAAAAAGCTGGAGATGATGATCAACAAGAGGAAGGAGAGTACTTACTAGGAGACGACGGTCCTACTACGGTTACAGAG GATGGAATTCACAAAGGTCTGTTCATGAAAGATAcagatgaagaaaataaaacttCTACTCGACATTTCAGCCATGGATGTCACTTAATGGAAGGAGAGATGATCCATGGAATGGAGGACTATGTTTTTGCTAAACACATGAAGCTCAATGGTTACGACTTAGGACTCTACGCAATATTCGATGGACACGCAGGTCGTGATGTTGCAAAATATTTGCAAAGCCATCTATTTGAAAATATACTTAGTGAG CCCGATTTCTGGGAAAATCCAGTGCAAGCTGTTAAGAAAGCATGTAAAGCTACGGATGATGAGATTCTAGAAAACATAGCTGATTCACGCGGAGGATCAACGGCTGTGGCAGCAATACTAATTAATGGTGTAAAGTTACTGGTAATCAATGTTGGTGATTCTCGAGCAATATCGTGTAAAAATGGTCTCGCAAAACAACTTACCGTGGATCACGAACCGGAGAAGGAAAAGGATCTGGTTGAGAGCAGAGGAGGTTTTGTCATTAAGAGGCCCG GGGATGTTCCAAGAGTGGATGACCAGTTAGCAATGACACGAGCATTTGGAGATGGAAAACTGAAGGAGCACATCACTGCAGAACCAGATGTGATGATTAAGAAGATGGATGAGGACACTGAATTCATCATTTTGGCAAGTGACGGTCTTTGGAAG GTGATGACAAATCAAGAGGCTTGTGATTGTATCAAGGATGTTGATGATGCtcaaaaagcagcaaaaaagtTAGTGACAGAAGCAAAATACAAGGGAAGCTATGATGATATTTCATGCATAGTTGTTATGTTCTAG
- the LOC123913469 gene encoding uncharacterized protein LOC123913469 isoform X2, with translation MWFVHRDLVFSLAIFMLLSGICCSSFLVKTENKIKLAVFFTPKFELEPGSVIEKDYYNIDFPKGHIAIKSFNAEVVDEAGNSIPLHETYLHHWVVNRYYQSKHATQTRHDGQNIPEYYGNVMVRNNGICQENTIGQYFGLGSETRGTRTDIPDPFGIEIGNPEEVPEGFEEIWMINIHAIDTRGVEDKLGCSECRCDLYNVTVDEYWRDIRPDYKGGLLCCYDDTHCKLKEGFEGPKRSLYLKYTIKWVDWDDFIVPVKIYIIDVTDTLKLSNDPKGLKHDCQVEYRVESCSTNQKDGNDCVHVKRTSLPLETGGYVIYGVAHQHSGGIGSTLYGQDGRVICSSIPSYGKGNEAGNEAGYIVGMSTCYPQPGSIKIINGKILTLESNYNNTKEHTGVMGLFYLLVAEELPYQYFRHSTRSSFLMDVNNILLDN, from the exons ATGTGGTTTGTGCACAGAGATTTGGTATTTTCATTGGCAATATTTATGCTGTTGTCAGGAATATGTTGCTCAAGTTTTTTGGTCAAAACtgaaaataagataaaattgGCAGTATTTTTTACTCCTAAATTTGAGCTAGAACCTGGATCAGTTATTGAGAAAGATTATTATAATATTGATTTTCCAAAAGGTCATATAGCAATTAAGAGTTTCAATGCCGAAGTAGTTGACGAAGCTGGAAATTCTATACCTCTCCATGAAACTTATCTCCATCATTGGGTTGTTAATAGATATTATCAAAGTAAACATGCTACACAAACAAGACATGATGGCCAAAATATACCTGAATATTATGGTAATGTTATGGTGAGAAATAATGGTATATGTCAGGAAAATACAATTGGACAATACTTTGGTCTTGGATCTGAAACACGAGGAACGAGAACAGATATTCCAGATCCTTTTGGAATAGAGATAGGTAATCCTGAAGAGGTTCCGGAAGGATTTGAGGAGATATGGATGATTAATATTCATGCCATCGACACGCGCGGCGTGGAGGATAAGTTAGGGTGCAGCGAGTGCAGGTGTGATCTTTATAATGTTACAGTGGATGAATATTGGAGAGATATTAGGCCAGATTATAAAGGAGGATTGTTATGTTGTTATGACGATACACATTGCAAGTTGAAGGAAGGTTTTGAGGGACCAAAGAGAAGTCTCTACCTAAAATACACAATTAAATGGGTTGATTGGGATGATTTTATAGTTCCGGTTaagatatatataattgatGTTACTGATACTTTGAAACTATCTAATGATCCAAAAGGATTGAAACATGATTGTCAG GTTGAGTATCGAGTTGAATCTTGTAGCACAAATCAAAAGGATGGAAATGACTGTGTACATGTGAAGAGGACAAGTCTCCCACTAGAAACTGGTGGCTATGTGATCTATGGTGTTGCCCATCAGCATTCAGGAGGAATTGGATCCACCTTATATGGACAG GATGGGAGAGTTATATGTTCTTCAATACCAAGTTATGGAAAGGGAAATGAAGCAGGAAATGAGGCAGGGTACATCGTAGGAATGTCCACTTGTTATCCTCAACCAGGTTctataaagataattaatggTAAAATTTTAACTCTAGAGTCTAACTACAACAACACCAAAGAACACACCGGAGTAATGGGGCTTTTCTACTTATTGGTTGCAGAAGAACTCCCGTACCAATACTTTAGACATTCTACTCGTTCTTCATTTCTTATGGATGTAAATAATATACTTTTAGATAATTAG
- the LOC123917877 gene encoding pentatricopeptide repeat-containing protein At3g22470, mitochondrial-like — MVYILISALCKTGETRAALQVLRKIEEKNSVRPNVVMYTTIIDSMCKDKLMNDTYDLYSEMVSKKVFPNVVTYNTLIYGFCIAGQLKEAVGLFNEMILKNTNPDVYTFNILVDGLCKEGEMRKAKNVLAVMIKQGVKPNIVTYNSLMHGYFLVKKVNMAKYVFNAIARTGVKPDLQSYSIMINGLCKNKMVDEAVNLFKEMHLKNMAPNTVTYSSLIDGLCKSGRIYDVWDFMDEMHYRDQPADIITYSSLLDALCKNGDVDKAIELLKKIKDKGIQPNMCTYTILVDGLCKNGRLKDAQKVYQDLLINGYHLDVRMYNVMVNGMCKEGLLNEALSILSKMEENSCTPNAVTYEPLIHALFRNGKNDKAIKLVREMIARGLL, encoded by the coding sequence ATGGTATATATCTTGATCAGCGCGTTATGTAAAACAGGTGAAACAAGAGCTGCCTTGCAGGTTCTTAGAAAGATTGAAGAGAAGAATTCCGTTAGGCCTAACGTGGTAATGTACACTACAATTATTGATAGTATGTGTAAGGATAAGCTCATGAACGATACCTATGATTTGTATTCTGAAATGGTTTCCAAGAAAGTTTTTCCCAATGTGGTCACTTACAATACTTTAATATATGGCTTTTGCATCGCGGGTCAATTGAAAGAAGCCGTTGGTTTGTTCAATGAAATGATACTGAAAAATACTAACCCTGATGTTTATACCTTCAATATATTGGTTGATGGTTTGTGTAAGGAAGGAGAAATGAGAAAAGCTAAAAATGTTTTAGCTGTTATGATAAAACAAGGTGTGAAACCCAACATTGTTACTTATAATTCTTTAATGCATGGGTATTTCTTGGTTAAAAAAGTGAACATGGCCAAATATGTATTCAACGCTATAGCTCGAACAGGAGTGAAACCTGATCTTCAGAGCTACAGTATCATGATTAATGGATTATGTAAGAATAAAATGGTGGATGAAGCTGTGAATCTCTTCAAAGAAATGCATTTAAAAAATATGGCTCCGAACACTGTAACATACAGCTCCCTTATTGACGGACTTTGCAAATCAGGGAGAATTTATGATGTTTGGGATTTTATGGATGAGATGCACTATAGAGATCAACCAGCTGATATTATCACTTACAGTTCTTTATTAGATGCTTTGTGCAAAAATGGTGATGTTGACAAGGCAATTGAGTTATTGAAGAAGATCAAAGACAAAGGAATTCAACCAAATATGTGTACATACACAATACTTGTTGATGGACTATGCAAAAATGGTAGACTTAAGGATGCACAAAAGGTATATCAGGATCTTCTGATTAATGGATATCATTTAGATGTTAGGATGTATAATGTCATGGTTAATGGCATGTGTAAAGAAGGTTTGCTTAATGAAGCATTGTCCATACTgtcaaaaatggaagaaaacaGTTGCACCCCTAATGCTGTAACTTACGAACCTCTTATTCATGCTTTGTTCAGAAACGGTAAGAATGATAAGGCAATAAAACTTGTTCGTGAAATGATTGCTAGAGGTCTACTATAA
- the LOC123913469 gene encoding uncharacterized protein LOC123913469 isoform X1, whose amino-acid sequence MHRTEINMWFVHRDLVFSLAIFMLLSGICCSSFLVKTENKIKLAVFFTPKFELEPGSVIEKDYYNIDFPKGHIAIKSFNAEVVDEAGNSIPLHETYLHHWVVNRYYQSKHATQTRHDGQNIPEYYGNVMVRNNGICQENTIGQYFGLGSETRGTRTDIPDPFGIEIGNPEEVPEGFEEIWMINIHAIDTRGVEDKLGCSECRCDLYNVTVDEYWRDIRPDYKGGLLCCYDDTHCKLKEGFEGPKRSLYLKYTIKWVDWDDFIVPVKIYIIDVTDTLKLSNDPKGLKHDCQVEYRVESCSTNQKDGNDCVHVKRTSLPLETGGYVIYGVAHQHSGGIGSTLYGQDGRVICSSIPSYGKGNEAGNEAGYIVGMSTCYPQPGSIKIINGKILTLESNYNNTKEHTGVMGLFYLLVAEELPYQYFRHSTRSSFLMDVNNILLDN is encoded by the exons atgcatagGACTGAG ATCAACATGTGGTTTGTGCACAGAGATTTGGTATTTTCATTGGCAATATTTATGCTGTTGTCAGGAATATGTTGCTCAAGTTTTTTGGTCAAAACtgaaaataagataaaattgGCAGTATTTTTTACTCCTAAATTTGAGCTAGAACCTGGATCAGTTATTGAGAAAGATTATTATAATATTGATTTTCCAAAAGGTCATATAGCAATTAAGAGTTTCAATGCCGAAGTAGTTGACGAAGCTGGAAATTCTATACCTCTCCATGAAACTTATCTCCATCATTGGGTTGTTAATAGATATTATCAAAGTAAACATGCTACACAAACAAGACATGATGGCCAAAATATACCTGAATATTATGGTAATGTTATGGTGAGAAATAATGGTATATGTCAGGAAAATACAATTGGACAATACTTTGGTCTTGGATCTGAAACACGAGGAACGAGAACAGATATTCCAGATCCTTTTGGAATAGAGATAGGTAATCCTGAAGAGGTTCCGGAAGGATTTGAGGAGATATGGATGATTAATATTCATGCCATCGACACGCGCGGCGTGGAGGATAAGTTAGGGTGCAGCGAGTGCAGGTGTGATCTTTATAATGTTACAGTGGATGAATATTGGAGAGATATTAGGCCAGATTATAAAGGAGGATTGTTATGTTGTTATGACGATACACATTGCAAGTTGAAGGAAGGTTTTGAGGGACCAAAGAGAAGTCTCTACCTAAAATACACAATTAAATGGGTTGATTGGGATGATTTTATAGTTCCGGTTaagatatatataattgatGTTACTGATACTTTGAAACTATCTAATGATCCAAAAGGATTGAAACATGATTGTCAG GTTGAGTATCGAGTTGAATCTTGTAGCACAAATCAAAAGGATGGAAATGACTGTGTACATGTGAAGAGGACAAGTCTCCCACTAGAAACTGGTGGCTATGTGATCTATGGTGTTGCCCATCAGCATTCAGGAGGAATTGGATCCACCTTATATGGACAG GATGGGAGAGTTATATGTTCTTCAATACCAAGTTATGGAAAGGGAAATGAAGCAGGAAATGAGGCAGGGTACATCGTAGGAATGTCCACTTGTTATCCTCAACCAGGTTctataaagataattaatggTAAAATTTTAACTCTAGAGTCTAACTACAACAACACCAAAGAACACACCGGAGTAATGGGGCTTTTCTACTTATTGGTTGCAGAAGAACTCCCGTACCAATACTTTAGACATTCTACTCGTTCTTCATTTCTTATGGATGTAAATAATATACTTTTAGATAATTAG
- the LOC123913471 gene encoding uncharacterized protein LOC123913471, whose amino-acid sequence MWFVLRDLVFSLAILLLLLGTSCSSSFVKTENKIKSAAFLSPKFELEPGSVIEKYYYDIDFPKGHIAIKSFNAEVVDEAGNPIPLHETYLHHWVVERYYQSKHPTQTRHDGQKIPENSGNVMVRNNGICQGNKNGQYFGLGSETRGTTMDIPDPFGIEIGNPEQVPKGFEEIWMVNIHAIDTRGVEDKLGCTECRCDLYNVTVDEDLSSIRPNYKGGLLCCYDDTHCKLKEGFEGPKRSLYLKYTIKWVDWDDFIVPVKIYMLDVTDTLQLSNYSEGLNSDHDCQVEYQVESCSTDHKEGNGCVHVKRTSLPLKTGGYVIYGVAHQHSGGIGSTLYGQDERIICSSIPSYGKGNEAGNEAGYIVGMSTCYPQPGSIKIIDGETLTLESIYNNTKEHTGVMGLFYLLIGEELPYQHFRHSTRSSFLMDVNNIFLDN is encoded by the exons ATGTGGTTTGTACTCAGAGATTTGGTATTTTCATTGGCAATACTTCTGTTGTTGTTGGGAACATCATGTTCAAGTTCTTTTGTCAAAACTgaaaataagataaaatcaGCTGCATTTTTGTCTCCTAAATTTGAGCTAGAACCTGGATCAGTTATCGAGAAATACTATTATGATATTGATTTTCCAAAAGGTCATATAGCAATTAAGAGTTTCAATGCCGAAGTAGTTGATGAAGCTGGAAATCCTATACCTCTCCATGAAACTTATCTCCATCATTGGGTTGTTGAAAGATATTATCAAAGTAAACATCCCACACAAACAAGACATGATGGTCAAAAGATACCTGAAAATTCTGGTAATGTTATGGTGAGAAACAATGGTATATGCCAGGGAAATAAGAATGGACAATACTTTGGCCTTGGATCTGAAACACGAGGAACGACAATGGATATTCCGGATCCTTTTGGAATAGAAATAGGTAATCCTGAACAGGTTCCGAAAGGATTTGAGGAGATATGGATGGTTAATATTCATGCCATCGACACTCGCGGCGTGGAAGATAAGTTAGGGTGCACTGAGTGCAGGTGTGATCTTTATAATGTTACAGTGGATGAAGATTTGAGCTCTATAAGGCCAAATTATAAAGGAGGATTGTTATGTTGTTATGATGATACACATTGCAAGTTGAAGGAAGGTTTTGAGGGACCAAAGAGAAGTCTCTATCTAAAATACACAATTAAATGGGTTGATTGGGATGATTTTATTGTGCCTGTTAAGATATATATGCTTGATGTTACTGATACTTTGCAACTATCTAATTATTCAGAAGGATTGAACTCAGATCATGATTGTCAG GTTGAGTATCAAGTTGAATCTTGTAGCACAGATCATAAGGAGGGAAATGGTTGTGTTCATGTGAAGAGGACAAGTCTCCCACTAAAAACCGGTGGCTATGTGATTTATGGTGTTGCTCATCAACATTCAGGAGGAATTGGATCCACCCTATATGGACAG GACGAGAGGATTATATGTTCTTCAATACCAAGTTATGGAAAGGGAAATGAAGCAGGAAACGAAGCAGGATACATTGTAGGAATGTCCACTTGTTATCCTCAACCAGGTTCTATCAAAATAATTGATGGTGAAACTTTAACTCTAGAGTCTATCTACAACAACACCAAAGAACACACCGGAGTAATGGGGCTTTTTTACTTATTGATTGGAGAAGAACTCCCATACCAACACTTTAGACATTCTACTCGTTCTTCATTTCTTATGGatgtaaataatatatttttagataATTAA